TGCGGATTCAATCTTCGCAGCATCGCAGCCGAACCGAGCAAGCCAATAGGCCACAATGTCCAGATAGTCTTGCTGGTTAAAGCTGTAAAACGAGACCCACAAACCAAAACGTTCAGACAGCGACACTTTTTCTTCCACGCTTTCGCCAGGGTGAATTTCACCATTGGCCTCGTAGCGTGTTTCCAGGTTGTCGCTCATGTGTTCGGGCATCAGGTGCCGGCGATTCGATGTTGCATAGATTAAGACGTTGTCGGACTGCGCTGAGACCGAACCATCCAGCACGGTCTTTAGTGCCTTGTAACCGGCATCGCCCGACTCAAACGACAGGTCGTCACAAAACACAATAAAGCGATACGGTTGGGAGGCCACCGTTTCAACAATCCGCGGCAGATCGACCAGGTCCTGCTTTTCTACCTCGATCACCCGCAGGCCCTGCTTGTGAAACTCGGTCAGACAGGCCCGCACCAACGACGACTTCCCCGTGCCACGGGCGCCGGTCATCAACACATTGTTAGCGGGCTTCTTAGCCAAAAACTGCCGGGTGTTTTGTTCAATCAAACCACGCTGACGCTCGATATGCTGCAGATCTTTAAACCAGATTTCAGCAAAATGGGCCACCGATTCCAGATACGAAATATGGCCCAGCAGCGTCTGGCGGCGGACCCAGCGAAAAGCCTTCGCAGAGGCGTACTCCGGCGCTGGCGGAACCGCTGGCAAATAGGCGTTGAGTTTGTGCAGAAGTTGGCTAAGCGAATCCGTAGACATGATGAGACGCCTTGTTAACCTTATGAGCGGTAATCCGCATTAATGGATACATAGTCGTGCGACAGGTCACAGGTGTAGACCACTGCCTCTTCGGTACCGCGAGCCAAATCAATCGTGATGGTGATTTCAGACTGCTGCATGACACGCTGCCCATCGGACTCGGTGTAAGCAGCCGCACGGCCGCCCTGCTCTGCCACCAAAACATCATCCAGAAAAACTCGGATCTTATCCACGTCCAGACCGGCAACGCCGCTATAGCCAATGGCCGCCAGAATACGGCCAAGGTTGGGGTCACTGGCAAAAAATGCGGTCTTCACCAAAGGTGAATGGCCGATCGCGTAGCCAATCTGTTTGGCCTCTGCCTTGGATGCGGCCTGTCGAACACGAATCGTGATGAACTTCGTGGCACCCTCGCCGTCACGCACAATGGCCTGCGCCAAAAGCCGACACACACCAATCACGGCGTCGCGAAATACTGGCCAGTCAGCATCTGCGGCTGACTCAAAACGAATGCCCGACTGATTGGTGGCAGCAATCACGAAAGAGTCGTTGGTCGATGTATCACCATCAATCGTGATGGCGTTAAACGACTCATCTGCCGCGTCCTTTGCAAGCTGCGATAAGAGCGCCGCATCAATACCAGCATCGGTAGCTACATAGCCCAGCATGGTGGCCATATTCGGCCGAATCATGCCAGCACCTTTGGAGATACCGGTAATCGTGATGGTCTTGCCACGAATTTGAATCTGAGCGGACGCGGCCTTGGGCTGGGTATCGGTGGTCATGATCGCGTTGGCCGCATCTAACCAGTTCGCCTGACCCAGATGGGCTGCTGCGCTTGCAATACCTGCCTGTAGTTTGTCCATCGGCAGGTGCTCCAGAATCACGCCCGTGGAAAACGGCAAGACCTGATTGGCCTGAACCCCCAGCGCCTTGCCAACCAACAGCGTTGTGTCAATCGCATTCTGCAGGCCGATTGCACCGGTACCTGCGTTAGCACAGCCGGTGTTGACCACCCAGGCTCGCATCTCCTGGGTAGTGGAGAGATGTTTGCGACAGATCTGAACGGGTGCCGCACAAAAAGCATTCTGCGTGAATACACCCGCCACCTGTGAGCCCGGCGCCAGGCGCACCAACAAAACATCTTTGCGGCCCGCTTTGCGAATGCCAGCGCTGGCAACACCAAGCTCAACCCCAGGGACGGCATGGAGTTGATCTGCAACTGGAAGGGGAAGATTTACCGGCATAGGTCTATGGCCCTAAGAAAATTACAAGAAGACGATGGTCGGAAAAGAAAACCTGCCCTTAGGCAAGTTTTCCATGACACTGCTTGTATTTCTTGCCCGAGCCGCATGGGCAAGGATCATTGCGGCCAACCTTAGGCTCTCCCCGACGCACCTGCTCAACACCCTCGACACTACCGGCCGCATCACCCGATGCGCCAATGGGCTGCTGGGCGGCCAAGGCCAGGGCTTCGGGGTCCTCGCCTGACAACGCAGCCTGAGCATCAAAGTCAGCATGCTGATATTTCACATCCGCCAAGACAGGTGCCTCGGGAACCGCCTGCTCCACCTGCTCTGCCGACTGAACTTCAACGTTCATCAACACACGGGTGACATCATGACGAATGCGATCCAGAGTTTGCTCAAAGAGTGCGAAGGCCTCGCGCTTATATTCCTGCTTGGGGTTTTTCTGAGCATAACCACGCAGATGGATGCCCTGACGCAAATGATCGAGCGCTGCAAGATGTTCACGCCAGGTCGTATCCACAGCCTGCAGCAGTACGGAACGTTCGTAATTGTTAAACGGCTCGCGGCCCACCGGCTCGACTTTGTCGGCATAGGCCTTGTCTGCAGCCTCGACCACAAGCTTTAATACATCGTCATCGTCAAACGAATCGGTCGATTTCGCCGCCGATTGCAAGTCGATTGGCAGGCGCCATTCGTCGGCAAGTGTGCGCTCTAAGCCGGGC
The nucleotide sequence above comes from beta proteobacterium MWH-UniP1. Encoded proteins:
- a CDS encoding ATP-binding protein, with amino-acid sequence MSTDSLSQLLHKLNAYLPAVPPAPEYASAKAFRWVRRQTLLGHISYLESVAHFAEIWFKDLQHIERQRGLIEQNTRQFLAKKPANNVLMTGARGTGKSSLVRACLTEFHKQGLRVIEVEKQDLVDLPRIVETVASQPYRFIVFCDDLSFESGDAGYKALKTVLDGSVSAQSDNVLIYATSNRRHLMPEHMSDNLETRYEANGEIHPGESVEEKVSLSERFGLWVSFYSFNQQDYLDIVAYWLARFGCDAAKIESARQPALQWALERGSRSGRVALHFARDWAGRH
- the argJ gene encoding bifunctional glutamate N-acetyltransferase/amino-acid acetyltransferase ArgJ is translated as MPVNLPLPVADQLHAVPGVELGVASAGIRKAGRKDVLLVRLAPGSQVAGVFTQNAFCAAPVQICRKHLSTTQEMRAWVVNTGCANAGTGAIGLQNAIDTTLLVGKALGVQANQVLPFSTGVILEHLPMDKLQAGIASAAAHLGQANWLDAANAIMTTDTQPKAASAQIQIRGKTITITGISKGAGMIRPNMATMLGYVATDAGIDAALLSQLAKDAADESFNAITIDGDTSTNDSFVIAATNQSGIRFESAADADWPVFRDAVIGVCRLLAQAIVRDGEGATKFITIRVRQAASKAEAKQIGYAIGHSPLVKTAFFASDPNLGRILAAIGYSGVAGLDVDKIRVFLDDVLVAEQGGRAAAYTESDGQRVMQQSEITITIDLARGTEEAVVYTCDLSHDYVSINADYRS